In Clarias gariepinus isolate MV-2021 ecotype Netherlands chromosome 1, CGAR_prim_01v2, whole genome shotgun sequence, one DNA window encodes the following:
- the LOC128531820 gene encoding complement C1q-like protein 4, giving the protein MSISSQIVLLLCVCCVQAQDFMAPSVNIISEIQKIKALEERMKTTEEVMQSQNNSVTELTSKLEDLKSENEALKTTVQTLQEKVESLRNENEVRKVAFSASLLASGEGHTGPYNSVPSPLIYKKVFTNAGNGYDSNTGIFTAPVKGVYYFRFYAHCHGGIKMAVSLFKNGERQCSVFSWKPITNGNASNGVILTLEKGDQMFTKLWENTWVYDDPESYTSFGGFLLSPL; this is encoded by the exons ATGTCAATTAGCTCTCAGATAGTTTTGCTGCTTTGTGTCTGCTGCGTTCAAGCGCAGGATTTCATGGCACCTAGCGTAAACATAATTAGTGaaattcaaaaaataaaagccctggaagaaagaatgaaaacgACAGAAGAAGTGATGCAGAGCCAAAACAACTCGGTGACTGAGCTGACCTCAAAACTGGAGGAtctgaaaagtgaaaatgaag CTCTGAAGACGACGGTCCAAACTCTACAGGAGAAAGTCGAAAGTCTACGGAACGAAAACGaag TCAGGAAGGTGGCCTTTTCAGCATCACTTTTAGCTTCTGGGGAGGGACACACCGGCCCCTATAATTCTGTTCCGTCTCCATTAATCTACAAAAAAGTCTTCACCAATGCTGGAAACGGCTACGACTCAAACACTG GGATCTTCACCGCACCAGTGAAAGGAGTTTACTACTTCAGATTCTACGCTCACTGTCACGGCGGCATCAAAATGGCCGTCAGTCTGTTTAAAAATGGAGAACGTCAGTGCTCGGTGTTTTCCTGGAAGCCCATCACTAACGGCAACGCCAGCAACGGGGTCATTCTCACTCTAGAAAAAGGAGACCAGATGTTTACCAAGCTGTGGGAAAACACCTGGGTTTATGATGATCCAGAGAGCTATACCAGCTTTGGAGGGTTTTTACTTTCCCCCCTGTGA
- the LOC128531828 gene encoding cysteine and glycine-rich protein 1-like produces the protein MPLGGGNKCGCCQKTVYFAEEVQCNGRSFHKSCFLCMVCRKNLDSTTVATHENEVYCKSCYGKKYGPKGYGYGAGAGTLSMDKGESLGIKHETDRPHQPTNNQNTSKFAQKFGGSDVCPRCGKAVYAAEKTIGAGAAWHKSCFRCAKCGKGLESTTMTDKDGEIYCKACYAKSFGPKGFGYGQGAGALAHAQ, from the exons atGCCTCTTGGGGGTGGAAACAAATGTGGCTGCTGCCAGAAGACTGTCTACTTCGCGGAAGAAGTTCAGTGCAATGGACGGAGTTTTCATAAATCATGCTTCCTGTGTA TGGTGTGCCGGAAGAACCTAGATAGCACTACTGTGGCCACCCATGAAAACGAAGTCTACTGCAAGTCCTGCTACGGCAAGAAATATGGGCCGAAAGGCTACGGCTACGGTGCGGGTGCCGGGACACTGAGCATGGACAAAGGAGAGTCTCTGGGAATCAAGCATGAAAC TGATCGACCGCACCAGCCCACCAACAACCAGAACACATCCAAGTTTGCCCAGAAGTTTGGGGGCTCCGATGTGTGTCCCCGCTGCGGCAAAGCCGTCTACGCAGCCGAGAAGACCATCGGGGCAGGAGCG GCTTGGCATAAGAGCTGCTTCCGCTGTGCGAAATGTGGGAAGGGGCTCGAATCCACCACCATGACAGACAAAGACGGAGAGATCTACTGCAAAG CTTGCTATGCTAAAAGCTTCGGGCCGAAAGGGTTCGGGTATGGCCAAGGAGCCGGAGCTCTCGCTCATGCGCAGTAG